One part of the Schistocerca piceifrons isolate TAMUIC-IGC-003096 chromosome 7, iqSchPice1.1, whole genome shotgun sequence genome encodes these proteins:
- the LOC124805761 gene encoding protein kinase 4-like — METPDPTEDIEQDTNIKVSDPSAVEHSGRIKTVVQVHTEAEPQETPVTVDLPPVEPTHTVMDPFSLLMMKMEQMFKIQEQSQIQRATELNNNLDKRISRVDEWIRTLDERISQLDERTQLSFSQFSKEIDQKLENWLKEHDRQLRQQMDAQLSAIQNNISSMQQTYHDLPQNVQQVTQDVDKLQQTHTYLEAEIRNISTCIENLTVDNQNVIEQKCKEQEERVVTTFNTWLNDKDKQISTVIQKELPVMLQRAGTQLIHENNTKIHELQTELQNVQKVLNETRTQTSHNSSPECVSITETHPDHYETPLTESRAQTGNNFNPTCGVTSVYQDHTQSLVTQDALVKYSHFQKFTNDKNGPHPIVFIKGIHGIMPKSWNEREKIVFTITHIQDLVIEEDRHHYGNNSSNNGNGNGNGRNHKNNSNRNTYYGNQNHWDSPNYSGWQNHNMNTNGQYRNAPNHNYHPQNNSGQNNSRNFSKKRKRDFRANANYNNGNFPNNQQNMQPPHNWSTQNYAQQQWQQPRRPQYHNNNHVQPPYNTNMSNNMQQHMNAQP; from the exons atggaaactccag atccgacagaggatatagaacaagacactaatattaaagtcagtgatccatctgctgtagaacactcaggcagaataaagacggtagttcaagtgcatactgaagcagaaccacaagaaacaccagttacagtcgatttaccaccggtagagccaacacatacagtaatggatccattttctctcttaatgatgaaaatggaacaaatgtttaaaatacaggaacaatcacagatacagcgtgCAACTGAGCTTAATAACAACTTAGATAAAcgtattagcagagtagatgaatggattaggaccttggatgaacgcatcagtcaattagacgagcgtacgcagttaagcttttcacagttctcaaaagagatagatcaaaagcttgaaaactggttaaaagaacacgatcgccagctgcgacagcaaatggatgcccagttgtctgctatacagaacaacatttcaagtatgcaacaaacataccatgacttaccacagaatgtacagcaagtaacccaggatgtggacaaattacaacaaacacacacttatTTGGAGGCAGAAATACGCAACATAAGTACATGTATAGAAAATCttacggttgataatcaaaacgtaatagaacaaaaatgcaaagaacaagaagaacgcgttgtgaccacattcaacacatggctaaatgacaaagacaaacaaattagtactgttatacagaaggaactacctgtgatgttacaacgagcaggaacacaactgatacatgaaaacaacacaaagattcatgaactccagactgaattacaaaacgtgcagaaagtgcttaatgaaacacgtacgcaaacatctcataacagttcaccagagtgtgttagtatcacagaaacacaccctgatcattatgaaacgcctttaactgaaagtagggcgcagacgggcaataatttcaatccaacatgtggagtaacatccgtttatcaagaccatacacaatcattggtgactcaggatgctttagtgaagTATTCACAttttcagaagtttaccaatgataagaacggaccccatccaattgtgtttatcaaagggatccatggaataatgccaaaaagttggaacgaaagggagaaaattgtctttaccattacccatattcaag atttggttatcgaagaggacagacaccattatgggaataattcgtcgaataatggtaatggtaatggcaatgggcgaaaccacaagaacaatagtaatagaaacacctactatgggaatcaaaatcattgggatagtccgaattattcaggatggcagaaccacaatatgaacacaaatggacagtaccgtaatgcaccgaatcacaattatcatccacagaacaatagtggacaaaacaatagcagaaacttttcaaagaaacggaaaagagattttagagctaacgccaattacaataaTGGTAATTTTccaaataatcagcaaaacatgcaaccaccacataactggtcaacacagaattatgcacaacagcaatggcagcagcctaggcgaccgcaatatcacaacaacaatcatgtacaacccccgtacaatacaaatatgtcaaataacatgcagcagcatatgaatgcgcagccatga